From Calothrix sp. PCC 6303, a single genomic window includes:
- a CDS encoding STAS domain-containing protein, producing MYWSVSPNEEGVIAESLNLTVSLRGTREVRDNCQLFRLTGLLDAFSEPTFRKVLSSKIEESPKHIVLDLSQIDFVDSSGLGALVQLAKQAQSAEGTLQIVTNARVTQTVKLVRLEKFLMLQTSVDAALENIKSF from the coding sequence ATATACTGGAGCGTTAGCCCAAATGAGGAGGGAGTTATTGCTGAGTCACTTAATCTAACCGTCAGCCTGAGAGGCACCCGTGAAGTTCGTGATAACTGCCAACTATTCCGTCTCACAGGCTTGTTAGATGCTTTTTCGGAGCCAACATTTCGCAAGGTTCTCAGCAGCAAAATTGAAGAAAGTCCCAAGCATATTGTTTTGGATCTGTCTCAAATTGACTTTGTTGACAGTTCCGGCTTGGGAGCGCTTGTACAGTTAGCAAAACAAGCTCAAAGCGCTGAAGGTACCTTACAAATTGTTACCAATGCTCGCGTTACTCAAACGGTCAAGCTTGTCCGCTTGGAGAAATTTCTGATGTTGCAAACATCTGTTGATGCCGCTCTAGAAAACATCAAGTCGTTTTAA
- a CDS encoding Mini-ribonuclease 3 gives MTSQEEGSLAKQDEIGQQKSSCNQAVKAVTASLVQSISQADLKKLSPKSLAYLGDAVYELYVRTFYLLPPSRVDQYHNLVVAQVRAETQALHLRSLIPHLLSGELEIVRRGRNAATGIPKRLDPQIYQQATSFEALIGYLFLTDETRLTELLQKLNLESK, from the coding sequence GTGACATCACAGGAGGAAGGATCATTAGCCAAACAAGATGAAATTGGTCAGCAGAAATCATCTTGTAATCAAGCTGTAAAGGCTGTGACAGCCTCACTAGTACAATCAATTAGTCAGGCTGATTTAAAAAAACTTTCCCCTAAATCTCTAGCTTACCTCGGAGATGCGGTTTATGAATTGTATGTGAGAACGTTTTATCTATTACCACCGTCCCGTGTCGATCAGTACCACAATCTGGTAGTGGCGCAGGTACGAGCAGAAACGCAAGCGCTTCACTTGCGATCGCTAATTCCCCATCTGCTAAGTGGTGAGCTAGAAATTGTCCGTCGAGGTCGCAATGCTGCGACAGGAATACCAAAACGCCTCGATCCCCAAATTTACCAGCAAGCAACAAGTTTTGAAGCCTTAATCGGATACCTCTTCCTTACAGATGAAACTCGCTTAACAGAACTGTTGCAAAAATTAAATCTTGAATCAAAATAA
- the rlmB gene encoding 23S rRNA (guanosine(2251)-2'-O)-methyltransferase RlmB, which produces MRKDSYSWDGDAPKGRSHRQTAPVSAPLRRHEDSSEVKPVRYSQGESRKVDTRRHISSTPTTSRNSEDGSFDTSRKYRKISRPPISTEVSQDTDLIYGKYPVLSALENERELNRIWITPRLRYDSRYHSLITRAKENGTVVDEVDPKRLDQLTNYANHQGIAAQIAPYAYIDVEEMVSKAFAVTDSPVILVADGIVDPQNLGAMIRTAEALGAQGLVIPQRRAAGITSTVMKVAAGALENFLVSRVVNLSRTLEELKAAGFWIYGTAVNGSVPLNTVEFTSRKDHHQKATPIVLVIGSEGEGLSMLTQHCCDVLLSIPLAGKTPSLNASVAAGMALYEIFRQRWANTLHLDK; this is translated from the coding sequence ATACGTAAAGATAGTTATTCATGGGACGGGGATGCACCGAAAGGGCGATCGCATCGTCAAACCGCCCCAGTATCTGCACCACTAAGAAGACATGAAGACAGTAGTGAAGTCAAACCAGTACGATATTCCCAAGGTGAATCTCGGAAAGTAGATACTCGTCGTCACATATCCTCCACACCCACCACATCTAGAAATAGCGAAGATGGTAGCTTTGATACCTCACGGAAATATCGTAAAATTTCCCGTCCCCCCATCTCTACCGAAGTTTCCCAAGACACCGACCTAATCTACGGAAAATACCCTGTCTTAAGCGCTCTCGAAAACGAAAGAGAACTTAACCGAATTTGGATCACACCCCGTCTACGCTACGACTCCCGTTATCATTCATTAATTACCCGCGCCAAGGAAAACGGCACAGTGGTTGATGAAGTTGATCCAAAACGTTTAGACCAACTCACCAATTATGCCAACCATCAGGGGATCGCAGCCCAAATTGCGCCCTATGCCTACATTGATGTAGAAGAAATGGTGAGCAAAGCATTTGCCGTCACTGATTCACCAGTGATTTTAGTTGCAGATGGTATAGTTGATCCTCAAAACTTAGGAGCAATGATTCGTACAGCAGAAGCGTTAGGAGCGCAAGGATTAGTGATCCCCCAACGTCGAGCAGCGGGTATCACCTCCACCGTCATGAAAGTTGCCGCAGGAGCTTTAGAAAACTTTTTGGTTTCGAGAGTTGTTAACCTCAGTCGTACCCTAGAAGAACTCAAAGCCGCAGGATTCTGGATTTATGGAACTGCTGTAAATGGTAGCGTCCCACTAAATACTGTAGAATTTACTAGTCGTAAAGATCATCATCAAAAAGCAACCCCAATTGTTTTGGTCATTGGTTCTGAAGGTGAAGGTTTAAGCATGTTGACACAGCACTGCTGCGACGTTTTGCTATCGATTCCCTTAGCAGGAAAGACTCCTAGCCTTAATGCTTCGGTGGCAGCGGGTATGGCATTGTATGAAATTTTCCGTCAACGTTGGGCAAATACACTCCATCTTGATAAGTAG
- a CDS encoding DUF1816 domain-containing protein — MKSTWNNLREVVTNVFQNLGLAWWVEVVTQTPRCTYYFGPFLNSTEAQAAIKGYIEDLEQEGAQGLKINVKRCKPSVLTVAEDLGEWIDRKVKPVFSGQM; from the coding sequence ATGAAAAGCACTTGGAATAACCTTAGAGAAGTTGTAACCAACGTATTTCAGAATCTTGGTTTAGCTTGGTGGGTAGAGGTTGTAACACAAACTCCTCGTTGTACCTACTATTTTGGACCTTTTCTTAATTCCACCGAAGCCCAAGCCGCAATCAAAGGCTACATCGAAGATCTTGAGCAAGAGGGTGCACAAGGCTTGAAAATTAACGTCAAGCGTTGTAAACCATCTGTCCTAACTGTTGCCGAAGACTTGGGGGAATGGATTGACCGTAAAGTGAAGCCTGTCTTTAGCGGTCAAATGTAA
- a CDS encoding aminotransferase class V-fold PLP-dependent enzyme, protein MENTDSRLQASYSKRFWLLDREITFLNHGSFGACPRHVLEVQAKVRSQLENEPVNFFNQQWEPLIDASREKLAAFVGSDVEDLVFVPNATTGVNSVLRSLSFQPGDELLTTNHEYNACRNALDFIANRTGAKVVVADIPFPIESSQQITTAILSRVSSKTRLALIDHITSQTGLIFPIQEIIQQLQARGIDTLIDGAHAPGMLPLDLRAIGATYYAGNCHKWLCAPKGAAFLYVQRQKQPEIRPLTISHGANSPLTHKSRFQLEFDWTGTSDPTPYICVGEVIQFLGLLLPGGWGELIQRNHDLVLEGRQIICDALKVKAPCPDEMIGSMAVIPMPKVLDSYTHTSLHDQLLDQHGIQVQVVPWEGMHRLLLRISAQLYNSLEDYQYLAEVLTNLEYSN, encoded by the coding sequence GTGGAGAATACAGATTCAAGACTCCAAGCCTCATACTCAAAAAGGTTTTGGCTACTGGATCGTGAAATAACTTTCCTGAATCATGGATCATTTGGTGCTTGCCCTCGTCATGTTTTGGAGGTTCAAGCAAAAGTGCGATCGCAACTTGAAAATGAGCCTGTAAATTTCTTTAACCAGCAATGGGAACCCCTAATAGATGCTTCACGGGAAAAACTAGCAGCTTTTGTCGGCTCAGATGTTGAGGACTTGGTATTTGTCCCCAATGCAACCACAGGAGTTAATTCAGTACTACGTTCCCTTTCGTTTCAACCGGGTGATGAACTTTTAACAACAAATCATGAATACAACGCTTGTCGTAATGCTTTAGATTTTATTGCTAATCGTACAGGTGCAAAGGTTGTAGTAGCAGATATTCCTTTCCCCATCGAATCATCGCAGCAAATCACTACAGCAATACTAAGCAGAGTCTCCTCAAAAACACGTTTAGCCTTAATTGACCATATTACTAGTCAAACAGGACTAATTTTTCCAATTCAAGAAATAATTCAACAACTCCAAGCACGGGGAATAGATACGTTAATAGATGGTGCCCATGCACCGGGAATGCTACCCTTAGATTTACGGGCAATTGGCGCAACTTACTACGCTGGTAATTGCCACAAATGGCTATGTGCGCCAAAGGGAGCAGCTTTTTTGTACGTACAACGGCAAAAACAGCCAGAAATTCGTCCTCTGACAATCAGTCATGGAGCTAATTCACCATTAACCCACAAAAGCCGCTTTCAACTAGAATTTGATTGGACGGGAACCAGCGATCCTACACCTTACATTTGTGTGGGTGAGGTGATCCAATTTCTAGGTTTATTGTTACCCGGTGGCTGGGGTGAATTGATACAACGCAACCACGATTTGGTATTGGAAGGAAGACAAATAATTTGCGATGCGTTAAAAGTAAAAGCACCTTGTCCGGATGAGATGATCGGGTCAATGGCGGTTATCCCAATGCCGAAAGTTTTAGATAGTTATACTCACACTTCGTTGCACGATCAATTATTGGATCAGCACGGGATTCAAGTCCAGGTAGTACCTTGGGAAGGAATGCATCGATTATTATTGAGAATATCCGCACAGCTTTATAATTCTCTCGAAGATTACCAGTATTTAGCAGAAGTATTGACAAATTTAGAGTACTCCAACTAA
- a CDS encoding NYN domain-containing protein has product MSRSSAPAVLLVDGYNIIGAWSCLKKTRDQSGLEAARYELIESLTSYSAFHGYDTQIVFDAHYQNTCSHREVITELLSVHYTDFGQTADTYIEKSCAGLRQQLAQSLISRVIVATSDRIEQLMVGGYGAEWLSALQLCHEVQLSVCRARKNYQSRKQPKGRFLMNTIDPKAQQKLAALRMGMSQ; this is encoded by the coding sequence ATGTCCCGTTCCTCAGCACCAGCCGTGCTCTTAGTAGACGGCTACAATATCATTGGCGCTTGGTCGTGCCTAAAGAAAACCCGTGACCAATCTGGACTTGAAGCTGCACGTTACGAGTTAATCGAATCTCTGACCAGCTATAGTGCTTTCCATGGCTATGATACTCAAATCGTCTTTGATGCCCACTATCAAAATACTTGCAGCCATCGGGAAGTAATCACAGAACTTTTATCAGTTCATTACACAGATTTTGGTCAGACAGCAGATACATATATTGAAAAATCCTGCGCTGGACTGCGACAGCAATTAGCTCAATCATTAATTTCTCGGGTAATTGTCGCCACATCTGACCGGATAGAGCAATTAATGGTGGGTGGATATGGTGCAGAATGGTTATCTGCTCTGCAATTATGCCATGAGGTACAGTTGAGTGTTTGTCGGGCAAGAAAAAATTATCAATCCCGAAAACAACCAAAAGGTAGATTTTTAATGAATACCATAGATCCAAAAGCTCAACAAAAGTTGGCAGCGTTACGTATGGGGATGAGCCAATAA
- a CDS encoding response regulator transcription factor: protein MRILLIEDDVRLAETLAEALTDQRYIVDVVMDGEGGWNQAKILDYDLLLLDVMLPELDGISLCHRLRSHGYTMPVLMLTARDTVTDKITGLDAGADDYVVKPVDLQELFARIRALLRRGNVSSPPILEWENLRLNPSTYEVSYGQIMLHLTPKEYGILELLLRNGRRVLSRSVIIEHVWSLESPPEEHAVKVHLRSLRQKLKAAGACEDLIETVHGIGYRLKQLD from the coding sequence ATGCGAATTCTCTTGATTGAAGATGATGTACGTCTTGCTGAAACTTTAGCAGAAGCCCTCACAGACCAACGTTATATTGTTGATGTGGTGATGGATGGTGAGGGAGGGTGGAATCAAGCTAAAATTCTGGATTATGATTTACTGCTGCTGGATGTAATGCTGCCAGAACTAGATGGAATAAGTCTTTGCCATCGTCTGCGATCGCATGGTTATACTATGCCTGTTCTGATGCTCACTGCCCGCGATACCGTCACTGATAAAATTACTGGACTTGATGCTGGTGCTGATGATTATGTCGTCAAACCAGTGGATTTACAAGAACTATTTGCTCGGATTCGAGCTTTATTACGTCGAGGTAATGTTTCATCACCACCAATCCTAGAATGGGAAAACCTGCGCCTCAACCCTAGCACCTATGAAGTAAGCTACGGACAAATTATGTTGCATCTGACTCCAAAAGAATACGGAATCTTGGAGTTGCTGCTACGCAATGGTCGTCGTGTCCTCAGTCGTAGCGTGATTATTGAACATGTTTGGTCACTAGAATCTCCTCCAGAAGAACATGCTGTGAAGGTTCATCTCAGAAGTCTACGTCAAAAATTGAAAGCAGCAGGAGCCTGTGAAGATTTGATTGAAACCGTTCACGGCATCGGTTATCGTCTCAAACAACTTGATTGA
- a CDS encoding phycobilisome linker polypeptide produces the protein MAFGPSSRLGVSLFDETPPVECISGSSPEELEIVIKAVYRQILGNAYVMESERLTVIESQFKLGEISVREFVRRVAKSDLYRSRFFTSCPRYRAIELNFRHLLGRTPIDLEEMRVHSTILDEKGFDAEIDSYIDSDEYQSNFGEDFVPYIRGYKTEACQNMVQFTHIFQMVRGASSSSLKGDLAGKQPKLNSLVIQSTPTPVISPASSGAKFRNPPVTSRTRHGVDASENGKVYRIEVTGYRSNKLNRVSQFRRSNQVYLVPFDKLSQEYQRIHRQGGVIASITSVN, from the coding sequence ATGGCTTTTGGACCAAGTTCACGTTTAGGTGTCAGCCTATTTGACGAAACTCCACCAGTTGAGTGTATATCTGGTTCTTCGCCAGAAGAATTGGAAATTGTGATCAAGGCTGTGTACAGACAAATATTAGGTAATGCCTATGTGATGGAAAGCGAACGGCTGACTGTCATCGAATCACAGTTTAAGCTTGGAGAAATCAGCGTTCGTGAATTTGTACGCAGAGTAGCTAAGTCAGATTTATACCGTTCTCGCTTTTTCACAAGTTGCCCTCGTTATCGAGCAATAGAGTTAAATTTTAGACATCTTCTTGGTCGTACTCCCATCGATTTGGAAGAAATGCGTGTTCACAGCACGATCTTGGACGAAAAAGGTTTTGACGCTGAAATTGATTCCTATATCGACAGTGACGAATATCAAAGTAATTTCGGCGAAGACTTTGTACCTTATATCCGAGGTTACAAAACTGAAGCCTGTCAGAACATGGTGCAGTTTACCCACATATTTCAAATGGTACGGGGAGCTTCCAGTAGCAGCTTGAAGGGTGATTTAGCAGGCAAGCAACCCAAATTAAACAGTTTAGTCATTCAAAGTACACCCACCCCTGTAATTTCACCAGCTAGCAGTGGTGCGAAATTCCGCAATCCACCTGTAACTTCTAGAACACGTCATGGTGTGGATGCAAGCGAAAATGGCAAGGTATATCGAATAGAAGTCACTGGTTATCGATCAAATAAACTCAACCGGGTTTCTCAGTTTCGACGTAGTAACCAAGTTTATCTTGTACCCTTTGATAAACTATCGCAAGAATATCAGAGAATTCACCGACAAGGTGGCGTGATTGCCAGCATTACTTCTGTTAACTAG
- a CDS encoding phycobilisome rod-core linker polypeptide gives MATTYKYELCVNNSVDEVQSIIRAVYKQILGNPHVMDSERLISAESQLSDRTLSVREFVRAVAKSAFYRSRYFEKCAPYRFVELNFKHILGRAPLSQEEISKHIRLCIEKGYDAEIDSYLDSDEYQTAFGENIVPYYRGNSTQIGQKQVGYNRMFTLDRGPSQVSSAVKASQLVYAVATNSANNVTPASLNLGGSGEANKKMFKIVVQGSKFDSPRRRSATSYTVAGDNMTSQIQRINRTSGKIVSITEIT, from the coding sequence ATGGCAACTACCTACAAATATGAATTGTGCGTAAATAACAGCGTAGATGAGGTACAGTCGATTATTCGTGCAGTCTACAAACAGATTTTAGGCAATCCCCACGTCATGGACAGTGAACGCCTAATTAGTGCAGAATCTCAGTTAAGCGATCGCACTCTCAGTGTACGGGAGTTTGTCAGAGCAGTGGCAAAATCAGCCTTTTACAGGAGCCGCTATTTTGAAAAATGTGCTCCCTACCGCTTTGTCGAATTGAACTTCAAGCATATACTAGGACGTGCTCCCCTCAGTCAAGAGGAAATATCCAAACATATTCGCCTTTGTATTGAAAAAGGCTACGATGCTGAAATTGATTCTTATCTTGACAGCGACGAGTATCAGACAGCCTTTGGAGAAAACATCGTCCCCTACTATCGCGGTAACAGCACCCAAATCGGACAAAAGCAAGTCGGTTATAACCGGATGTTTACCCTTGACAGAGGACCATCACAGGTGAGCAGCGCAGTCAAAGCTTCCCAGCTTGTCTATGCAGTAGCAACTAATAGTGCAAATAACGTCACACCCGCATCCTTGAATTTAGGAGGTTCCGGTGAGGCAAACAAAAAAATGTTCAAGATTGTAGTACAAGGTTCCAAATTTGATAGTCCTCGCCGTCGCAGCGCAACTTCCTACACTGTTGCAGGCGATAATATGACTTCCCAAATCCAGCGAATAAATCGTACTTCCGGCAAAATTGTGAGCATCACCGAGATTACCTGA
- a CDS encoding phycobilisome rod-core linker polypeptide, which translates to MKIPLLSYSPISQNNRVRGYEIPGDEQPRIHNTENLLSSLEMDILILAAYRQIFNEQQMLSSNRQRFLESQIRSGQITVKDFIRGLVTSDSFRRLTYDSNNNYRFVQICIQRILGREVYNEREKLAWSIVLATKGLQGFIDDLLNSEEYLSNFGDNTVPYQRRRMLAGRSEGELPFERMARYGKDYRDKLPHLTMTSRKVEPFNLQTFLRRPDLDLILWIFASVVFLIISFNLLPAFGFLPKFGGY; encoded by the coding sequence ATGAAGATTCCTTTACTCAGTTACTCCCCCATCTCTCAAAATAATCGCGTCCGTGGATATGAAATTCCTGGAGATGAGCAACCTAGAATACATAACACCGAAAATCTACTGTCATCTCTGGAGATGGATATTCTTATCCTCGCAGCCTACCGCCAGATATTTAACGAACAACAAATGCTATCCAGCAATCGTCAAAGATTTTTGGAATCTCAGATTCGATCCGGTCAAATCACAGTCAAAGACTTTATTCGGGGATTAGTAACTTCTGATTCATTTCGACGACTGACCTACGACAGTAATAATAATTATCGCTTTGTACAGATCTGTATCCAGCGAATTCTAGGACGTGAAGTATACAACGAACGCGAAAAACTCGCCTGGTCAATTGTACTAGCGACTAAAGGACTGCAAGGATTTATTGATGACTTACTCAATAGTGAAGAATACTTGAGTAACTTCGGTGATAACACTGTCCCCTATCAACGACGACGGATGTTAGCAGGACGTTCTGAAGGCGAATTACCTTTTGAAAGAATGGCTCGCTACGGCAAAGACTATCGGGATAAATTACCACATCTGACGATGACATCTAGGAAAGTTGAGCCTTTCAACTTACAGACATTCCTACGTCGTCCTGATCTGGACTTGATTCTATGGATCTTCGCTTCTGTTGTGTTTTTGATTATCTCTTTTAACCTACTACCCGCATTTGGTTTCCTTCCAAAATTTGGTGGATACTAG
- a CDS encoding PAS domain S-box protein, with product MPNFSILSVTPIAVGFGIVILGGLYYFLNQEVTRRRRVEVVLRQQTERERLVNQIAQHIRESLDLDEVLATTVAEVQQFLQADRVLIYRLWKDGTGSAITEAALPNYIKILGETFPEEVFPKEYHDAYSLGKTRTITNVEQEDVEPCLKDFVKQFGVKAKLVVPILQENREADRATSTPYLWGLLIAHQCDRIRKWECWEVELMKQLATQVAIAIQQSELYKQLQTLNASLELRVQQRTSELTKANISLRAEIAERQRTQAALQALINASPRAIFTIDLVGNVQIWNPAAQRMFGWTEAEVIDRPSPIFLDDKTSEYNTLRESIFEGTTYTRLELRPLKKDGTPIDIIFSAAPLYDSDNTINGIVAVIADITEQKQREEQVRLLQSVVVNTNDAVVITEAEPINQPGPRIIYVNEAFTRTTGYSLEEVLGKTPRILQGSKTSRIELDKVCAALLSWESVTVEVINYRKDGSEFWNELSIVPVADKTGYYTHWISIQRDITGRKQAEQALKQSEERFRSLIENTLDIVKIIDIDGIISYVSPSVEKVLGYLAAELIGKNLLNYIHQDDSPNTYHSLISTIQNPKVAAPIEFRCQHKDGSWRTLEAISQRFVDNAADTRIMVNCRDITERKRLDEIRLTLERERELSILKTRFFSMASHEFRTPLSTALAAAQLLENCQDEWDNSSKRLRNLQRIQISVKNMVQMLDDILTINRAETGKLEFNPKPLDLQAFCSSFLEEMRLSIGEEHTLTFSCQGKAVSACVDERLLRSILSNLLLNAIKYSPQVGNVHLALEFKLDTFILQVHDQGIGIPLTDQKQLFEPFHRGKNVRSIPGTGLGLVVVKKCVDLHQGNISITSEVGIGTTCVVTLPFRTYVIEKSK from the coding sequence ATGCCTAACTTTAGCATTCTTAGCGTTACACCTATCGCCGTTGGCTTTGGTATTGTTATCCTGGGAGGACTTTACTATTTTCTCAACCAGGAAGTAACTAGACGAAGACGGGTAGAAGTTGTGCTACGTCAACAAACTGAGCGGGAACGACTGGTAAACCAGATTGCTCAACATATCCGTGAGTCTTTAGATTTAGATGAGGTTCTAGCTACTACCGTTGCGGAAGTCCAGCAGTTTCTCCAAGCAGATAGGGTGCTAATTTATCGCCTTTGGAAGGACGGTACAGGTAGTGCAATTACTGAAGCAGCATTGCCTAATTATATAAAAATTTTAGGCGAAACTTTTCCGGAAGAGGTATTTCCTAAAGAATATCATGATGCATATTCACTAGGGAAAACTCGTACAATCACCAACGTTGAGCAAGAAGATGTAGAGCCATGTCTGAAGGACTTCGTGAAACAGTTTGGTGTCAAGGCGAAGTTAGTAGTACCAATATTACAAGAAAATCGGGAAGCAGATCGAGCAACTTCTACCCCTTATCTCTGGGGATTGCTGATTGCCCATCAGTGCGATCGCATTCGCAAATGGGAGTGCTGGGAAGTTGAATTGATGAAGCAACTTGCAACCCAGGTAGCTATTGCCATCCAACAATCAGAACTTTACAAACAACTACAAACACTTAACGCTTCCCTAGAACTTCGCGTCCAACAACGAACTTCAGAGTTAACCAAAGCTAATATTTCCCTGCGGGCAGAAATTGCCGAACGTCAACGCACACAAGCAGCGCTACAAGCTTTAATAAATGCCTCTCCTCGTGCTATCTTCACAATTGATTTAGTCGGCAATGTCCAAATTTGGAACCCTGCTGCACAACGCATGTTTGGTTGGACAGAAGCAGAGGTAATTGATCGTCCTAGCCCAATTTTTTTAGATGACAAAACCTCAGAATACAATACCCTCCGAGAAAGTATATTTGAAGGAACAACCTATACCAGGCTTGAATTACGACCTCTAAAAAAAGATGGTACTCCAATAGATATTATTTTCTCTGCGGCTCCTTTGTATGATAGCGACAATACTATTAATGGCATAGTGGCGGTAATTGCTGACATCACAGAACAAAAGCAACGAGAAGAACAAGTACGGCTGCTACAATCTGTTGTTGTTAATACTAATGATGCGGTAGTTATTACTGAAGCAGAACCCATTAATCAACCTGGACCGCGTATTATCTACGTAAATGAAGCATTTACTCGTACCACAGGCTATAGCTTGGAAGAGGTTTTGGGCAAAACACCCCGAATTCTTCAAGGTTCCAAAACAAGTCGCATCGAACTAGATAAAGTTTGCGCTGCCCTTTTGAGTTGGGAATCAGTCACCGTTGAAGTCATCAATTACCGCAAAGATGGCTCAGAATTCTGGAATGAATTGAGCATTGTTCCTGTAGCAGATAAAACAGGCTACTATACCCACTGGATATCAATTCAGCGGGATATTACCGGGCGCAAACAAGCTGAACAAGCTTTAAAGCAGAGTGAAGAACGCTTTCGATCATTGATTGAAAATACATTAGATATAGTCAAAATTATTGATATAGATGGAATTATTAGCTATGTAAGTCCTTCAGTAGAAAAAGTTTTGGGTTATCTAGCAGCAGAGTTAATTGGCAAAAATTTATTGAATTACATTCACCAAGATGATTCTCCTAATACTTACCATAGCTTAATTTCCACCATCCAAAATCCAAAAGTAGCTGCCCCTATCGAGTTTCGTTGTCAGCACAAAGATGGTTCGTGGCGGACGTTAGAAGCTATTAGTCAAAGGTTTGTGGATAATGCAGCAGATACCAGAATTATGGTTAATTGTCGTGACATTACAGAACGCAAGCGGTTAGATGAAATTAGATTAACATTAGAGCGAGAAAGAGAACTAAGTATCTTGAAAACACGCTTTTTCTCAATGGCATCTCACGAATTTCGCACTCCTTTAAGTACAGCTTTAGCAGCTGCCCAATTATTAGAAAACTGTCAGGATGAGTGGGACAACTCCTCGAAAAGACTGCGAAACTTACAGCGGATTCAAATATCTGTGAAAAATATGGTGCAGATGTTGGATGATATTTTGACCATTAATCGAGCCGAAACTGGAAAACTAGAATTTAATCCCAAGCCATTAGATTTACAAGCATTTTGTAGTTCTTTTTTGGAAGAAATGCGCCTGAGTATAGGAGAAGAACACACATTAACATTTTCTTGCCAGGGAAAAGCCGTTTCCGCTTGCGTGGATGAAAGATTATTGCGTTCGATTCTTTCTAATTTGCTGTTGAATGCGATTAAATATTCTCCTCAAGTGGGAAATGTTCACCTTGCTTTGGAGTTTAAATTAGACACATTTATTCTCCAAGTCCACGATCAGGGTATTGGCATTCCATTAACAGATCAAAAACAGCTTTTTGAGCCGTTTCATCGTGGTAAAAATGTTCGCAGTATTCCTGGTACAGGGTTGGGATTAGTCGTAGTCAAAAAGTGTGTAGACTTGCACCAAGGTAATATCAGTATCACTAGTGAAGTTGGAATTGGGACAACTTGTGTAGTCACACTACCATTTAGGACTTATGTAATAGAAAAGTCTAAATAG